In Leptospiraceae bacterium, one DNA window encodes the following:
- a CDS encoding SH3 domain-containing protein, protein MDFRSRVDKFHSYFQKEKYEKILKIAYKEKNLSDEELSFASMSISRLEKKINNIGNKNKKEIQKMCFCSVAETSEGSQKYWSLEDPYFSEMKKNEYFYNRSLIEKVISRSKMKGTERIFQELLYMDPRPFTKEFVSAIFDYLKYNSISVFSIEKKEKLINLLHYFASMEETDFKNRILVSKGENINLRSGPGTENPNIGKLKSNEFLFVIDSDLRSSVILGKTGVWLEVIDFSSDLKGWVFSAFTEKLSVDNLRKEKVVSHFPKILEGSIWDFNEWKEDSIPENFTGNYIKTKSINIDGNVGFVVWEGADIFKRKICKKTNLSANSIDFRFKYISGKGRVLLFLLNAISGEDSYLAYKIEVDPQGIIVNENRVILEKEKNIHELGLKIFSYKGDFFLTKLEGEDILLNLKSHKLDNLSNDKNLIWEICITQSTKQNTSSAAIFGFKFLDNRQYNN, encoded by the coding sequence TTGGATTTTCGTAGCAGAGTAGATAAGTTTCATTCCTATTTTCAAAAAGAGAAATACGAAAAAATTCTAAAAATTGCATACAAAGAAAAGAACCTTTCTGATGAAGAATTATCTTTTGCCTCTATGTCTATTTCAAGATTGGAAAAAAAAATCAACAATATAGGAAATAAAAATAAAAAAGAAATACAGAAAATGTGTTTTTGTTCTGTAGCAGAAACTTCAGAGGGAAGCCAAAAATATTGGAGCTTGGAAGACCCATACTTTTCAGAAATGAAAAAAAATGAATACTTTTATAATAGATCTTTGATTGAAAAAGTAATTTCCAGATCAAAAATGAAAGGAACAGAGCGAATCTTTCAGGAATTGCTATACATGGATCCGAGACCTTTCACAAAAGAATTTGTGAGTGCAATCTTTGACTATTTGAAATACAATTCTATTTCAGTTTTCTCTATCGAAAAAAAAGAAAAGCTCATCAATTTATTGCATTATTTTGCGAGTATGGAAGAAACCGATTTTAAAAACAGAATTCTTGTTTCCAAAGGAGAGAATATCAATCTTAGATCCGGCCCCGGTACTGAAAACCCGAATATTGGAAAACTAAAATCAAACGAATTTCTTTTTGTGATAGACAGTGATTTGAGAAGCTCTGTAATTTTAGGGAAGACTGGAGTTTGGCTGGAGGTTATAGATTTTTCTTCTGATCTGAAAGGCTGGGTGTTTTCTGCTTTTACTGAAAAGTTAAGTGTGGACAATCTAAGGAAAGAAAAGGTAGTTTCTCATTTTCCAAAAATCTTGGAAGGTAGTATTTGGGATTTTAACGAATGGAAAGAAGACTCTATCCCGGAAAATTTTACAGGAAACTATATTAAAACAAAATCTATAAATATTGACGGGAATGTCGGGTTTGTAGTTTGGGAAGGAGCGGATATATTTAAAAGGAAAATTTGTAAAAAAACAAATCTTTCTGCAAACAGCATCGATTTTCGGTTTAAGTATATTTCAGGCAAAGGGAGAGTTTTATTATTTCTATTGAATGCAATCAGTGGAGAAGATTCCTACCTTGCGTATAAGATAGAAGTTGACCCACAAGGGATTATTGTGAATGAGAATAGGGTGATACTCGAAAAAGAAAAAAATATTCATGAATTAGGGTTGAAGATTTTTTCCTATAAAGGTGATTTTTTTCTGACAAAACTTGAGGGAGAAGATATTTTATTGAATTTGAAATCTCATAAATTAGATAATTTATCCAACGACAAAAATTTAATATGGGAAATTTGTATTACCCAAAGTACAAAACAAAATACTTCCAGTGCAGCAATTTTTGGTTTTAAGTTTTTGGATAACCGGCAGTATAATAATTAA
- a CDS encoding TolC family protein, with the protein MKVFFRICCVLLYILSYGVFSEDTIQEKTNTLKEKISKEEKKAPTKKIDFLSLKDAIVTALSNNVNLKNIEYELVKSDSNLLKSQSKYTWRVLGGLDSQKSVLPFNQSNLMTGTKTQNDKISVGIEKIFITGTYFKLEASTTRFDSNAFEDPSTTPAGFRVLGIPPLYTGAITATLSQELLKNSFGYQDRNLEKILENQAAITRDELIFKLSGSVVQTLVDYWGFSVADAAYKAYEKLWNNAKNIRNLTRQKQNIGLSEKFEVNQWSALVSQAENQMEKAKVDREEAKRKLIRAMGLSTDSDVTGAGELFDNPPEMNYEKDLEFAFKNRIDFKNMQRKKQIVDLTIKNAENSALPSLTAMGSYSSKGQTLISPQENFTNQNSGIPTFKFEERVGQLKLVYPVADRGVKATIRDAHISLRQTLLSEEDLKKEIRDEIKTRISSVEANHRILQNSIQSYRDAESYYNGILSSFRKGRFTAVAVKNALDTVIQNQLQLTQAKINFNIDVLRYELAKNSLFDKYKIDVNSLVPDVN; encoded by the coding sequence ATGAAAGTTTTTTTTAGAATTTGTTGTGTTCTATTGTATATTTTAAGCTATGGAGTATTTTCAGAAGATACAATTCAAGAAAAGACAAACACCTTAAAAGAAAAGATTTCTAAAGAGGAAAAAAAAGCACCTACGAAAAAAATTGATTTCCTTAGTTTGAAAGATGCTATCGTGACCGCACTTTCCAATAATGTAAATTTAAAAAATATAGAATACGAGCTTGTAAAATCTGACTCCAATCTATTGAAAAGCCAATCAAAATATACTTGGAGAGTTCTTGGAGGGTTAGACTCACAAAAGTCAGTTCTACCATTTAATCAATCGAACTTAATGACTGGAACAAAAACGCAAAATGACAAGATAAGTGTCGGAATAGAAAAAATCTTTATTACGGGTACTTATTTTAAATTAGAAGCAAGCACCACAAGATTTGACTCAAACGCATTTGAAGATCCGAGTACAACTCCTGCGGGATTTAGAGTTCTTGGAATTCCTCCACTTTATACAGGAGCGATTACTGCAACTTTAAGTCAGGAGTTATTGAAGAATTCTTTTGGGTATCAGGATAGAAATTTAGAAAAGATCTTAGAAAATCAAGCTGCTATTACAAGAGATGAGTTGATTTTTAAATTATCCGGGTCAGTGGTTCAGACTCTTGTGGATTACTGGGGATTTTCTGTGGCTGATGCAGCTTATAAAGCTTATGAGAAATTATGGAACAACGCAAAAAATATCAGAAATCTAACAAGGCAAAAACAAAACATCGGTCTATCCGAAAAATTTGAAGTCAACCAGTGGAGTGCACTTGTTTCTCAGGCAGAGAATCAAATGGAGAAGGCAAAAGTTGATAGAGAAGAAGCTAAAAGAAAACTAATTCGTGCAATGGGTCTTTCGACAGATTCAGATGTTACGGGGGCGGGAGAGTTATTTGACAATCCTCCAGAAATGAACTACGAAAAAGATTTAGAGTTCGCTTTTAAAAATAGAATTGATTTTAAAAATATGCAAAGAAAAAAACAAATTGTTGACTTGACAATAAAAAATGCAGAGAATAGTGCACTTCCTTCTCTCACCGCTATGGGCTCTTATTCTTCTAAAGGTCAAACCTTGATTTCACCTCAAGAAAATTTTACAAACCAAAATTCTGGGATTCCTACTTTTAAATTTGAAGAAAGAGTCGGACAGTTGAAGTTAGTGTACCCTGTGGCCGATCGCGGGGTTAAAGCTACGATTCGAGATGCACATATTTCTCTTAGACAAACATTGCTTAGTGAAGAAGATTTGAAAAAAGAGATTCGAGACGAGATAAAAACAAGAATTTCTTCTGTTGAAGCAAACCACAGAATCTTGCAGAATTCGATACAGTCCTATAGAGACGCTGAGTCCTACTACAATGGAATACTAAGCAGTTTCAGAAAAGGAAGGTTTACTGCAGTTGCCGTAAAGAATGCGTTGGACACAGTGATTCAAAATCAATTACAATTGACTCAGGCAAAAATCAATTTTAATATAGATGTACTTAGATATGAGTTGGCAAAGAATTCTTTATTTGATAAATACAAAATTGACGTAAATTCTCTTGTTCCGGATGTGAATTAA
- the sucD gene encoding succinate--CoA ligase subunit alpha, with protein sequence MSVLVNKNTRVVVQGITGKEGSFHASQMIEYGTKVIGGVTPGKGGQKSEHGVPIFNSVKDSIDKEGANAAVIFVPPAFAADAIIECVFAEIPLVVCITEGIPTHDMLKAWSVLKNSKTRLIGPNCPGLTTPGECKIGIMPGFIHEKGRIGVVSRSGTLTYESVWQLTSLKLGQSTCIGIGGDPIVGTTHTDALKLFNEDPDTEGIVMIGEIGGTSEEEAAKYAKENIKKPIVGFIAGQTAPPGKRMGHAGAIISGGLGTAESKMKAMKDAGIHVCKSISDVGITMKNALGK encoded by the coding sequence ATGTCAGTATTAGTAAATAAAAACACAAGAGTAGTAGTTCAAGGTATTACAGGCAAAGAAGGATCATTCCATGCTTCTCAGATGATCGAGTATGGCACAAAGGTAATAGGAGGGGTTACGCCTGGAAAAGGGGGGCAAAAGTCTGAGCATGGAGTACCAATTTTTAATAGTGTCAAAGATTCAATTGATAAAGAGGGAGCCAATGCTGCGGTAATTTTTGTGCCTCCTGCTTTTGCTGCGGATGCAATTATTGAGTGTGTATTTGCGGAGATCCCACTTGTAGTTTGTATCACAGAGGGAATTCCTACCCACGATATGTTAAAGGCATGGAGTGTTTTAAAAAATTCTAAGACAAGACTCATTGGTCCAAATTGCCCGGGTTTGACTACACCTGGAGAATGTAAGATTGGTATAATGCCCGGGTTTATCCATGAGAAGGGAAGGATTGGTGTGGTGTCGAGATCCGGCACCTTGACTTACGAGTCGGTGTGGCAACTAACTTCTCTGAAATTAGGTCAATCCACTTGTATAGGTATTGGAGGAGATCCAATAGTTGGAACTACTCACACAGATGCTTTGAAATTGTTTAATGAAGACCCTGATACAGAAGGTATTGTAATGATTGGGGAAATTGGCGGTACAAGTGAAGAAGAGGCAGCCAAATACGCTAAAGAAAATATTAAAAAACCTATTGTGGGGTTTATTGCTGGTCAGACTGCACCACCCGGAAAAAGAATGGGGCACGCAGGTGCAATTATTAGTGGTGGGCTTGGCACTGCTGAGTCTAAGATGAAAGCGATGAAAGACGCAGGTATCCACGTATGTAAGTCTATTTCAGATGTTGGGATTACTATGAAAAATGCGCTTGGAAAATAA
- the sucC gene encoding ADP-forming succinate--CoA ligase subunit beta, translated as MKIHEFQAKEILRKYNVNTPFGVVIDLKEKADGAYNEVAKHSSVVVVKAQIHAGGRGKGGGVKVTKSKDEAISAVNKILGMQLITHQTGPEGKKVLKVYLEQGINIAKEFYISILLDRSIRKTIIMASTEGGMEIEEVAEKHPEKILKIVVDPGIGLQDNQARQLAYSLGLPQESIKSAVLFFMSLYKAYIAEDCSLLEINPLILTKENQIVAGDCKIDLDENAGFRHPDTVVYRDKTEEDPLEVQAGEFNLNYVKLDGNIGCMVNGAGLAMATMDIVKLAGAEPANFLDVGGGANVHTVTNGFKLILSDPNVKGIFVNIFGGIVRCERIAQGIVEAAKAVNITVPLVVRLKGTNAEEGKKLLSESGIKLFVADHAMEGAEKIVSLIR; from the coding sequence ATGAAAATTCACGAGTTTCAGGCAAAAGAAATACTCAGGAAATACAACGTAAACACTCCATTCGGTGTTGTAATTGATTTAAAAGAAAAGGCAGATGGTGCATACAACGAGGTAGCAAAGCATTCATCTGTTGTAGTTGTGAAAGCTCAAATCCACGCAGGTGGTCGCGGAAAAGGAGGAGGGGTAAAAGTAACAAAGTCAAAAGATGAAGCAATTTCGGCAGTTAATAAAATTCTTGGGATGCAGTTAATAACTCACCAGACAGGCCCCGAAGGCAAGAAAGTCTTAAAAGTATATTTGGAGCAAGGTATAAATATTGCAAAAGAGTTTTATATTAGCATTCTTTTGGATCGATCTATTCGTAAAACAATCATCATGGCATCTACTGAGGGTGGGATGGAAATTGAAGAGGTCGCAGAAAAGCACCCGGAAAAAATTTTGAAAATTGTAGTAGATCCGGGTATCGGGCTTCAGGACAATCAGGCAAGGCAACTCGCCTATTCACTTGGATTGCCACAAGAGTCTATCAAGTCAGCTGTTCTATTTTTCATGTCTCTTTATAAAGCGTATATAGCAGAGGATTGCTCTTTACTTGAGATTAATCCATTGATATTGACTAAGGAAAACCAAATCGTTGCAGGGGATTGTAAAATAGACTTAGACGAAAACGCAGGATTTCGTCATCCGGACACTGTAGTTTACAGAGACAAGACTGAAGAAGACCCGTTAGAAGTTCAAGCTGGTGAGTTTAACCTAAACTATGTGAAGTTAGACGGAAACATTGGTTGTATGGTAAACGGTGCAGGTCTTGCAATGGCTACTATGGATATAGTTAAGTTAGCTGGAGCCGAGCCTGCAAACTTTCTCGATGTGGGTGGTGGTGCCAATGTTCATACAGTTACAAATGGGTTTAAATTAATTTTGAGTGATCCGAATGTGAAAGGTATATTTGTAAATATTTTTGGTGGGATAGTGCGTTGCGAGAGAATTGCTCAAGGAATTGTTGAAGCAGCAAAAGCTGTAAATATTACAGTACCTCTTGTAGTCAGATTAAAGGGTACAAATGCAGAGGAAGGGAAAAAATTACTTTCCGAAAGTGGGATCAAGCTTTTTGTCGCAGACCATGCGATGGAAGGTGCAGAAAAAATTGTTAGTTTAATTCGATAG
- a CDS encoding Holliday junction branch migration protein RuvA, translating into MICGLKGKIIKLEVNSLNIDTGCIVYEVLISFKTYFELKEKNITEVYLHVYHSISDRAEKLFGFLSNKDRELFKVMKSLNGIGELTALKILSFMNFEELYFAVVNEDKTKLEKIPKVKGKTSEKILFEVKRNIKRFEAFLVEGENFQATKDDKIELAVLALIQLGFEEKTARKEITGILKENSLTDTGEIIKAVLKKL; encoded by the coding sequence ATGATTTGTGGCTTAAAAGGGAAAATTATAAAATTAGAAGTAAACTCTCTAAATATAGATACCGGGTGTATCGTTTACGAGGTATTGATTAGTTTTAAAACTTATTTTGAATTAAAAGAAAAAAATATCACTGAAGTTTACTTGCATGTCTATCATTCTATTTCAGATAGGGCTGAAAAACTTTTTGGATTTCTATCCAACAAAGATAGAGAATTGTTTAAAGTGATGAAATCTTTGAATGGGATAGGTGAATTGACGGCATTGAAGATATTATCTTTTATGAATTTTGAAGAATTGTACTTTGCGGTTGTAAATGAAGATAAAACAAAATTAGAAAAAATTCCAAAGGTAAAGGGGAAAACATCAGAAAAAATTCTTTTTGAAGTGAAAAGAAATATAAAGAGATTTGAAGCCTTCTTAGTTGAGGGTGAGAATTTTCAGGCTACGAAAGACGATAAGATTGAGTTGGCAGTCCTTGCACTTATTCAACTTGGATTTGAAGAAAAAACAGCCAGAAAAGAAATCACCGGTATTCTGAAAGAGAATAGCCTTACAGATACCGGAGAAATTATAAAAGCAGTTTTAAAGAAATTGTAA
- a CDS encoding alpha/beta hydrolase: protein MKFFYTIFFKYFEFKRYSYLRNTLNLSQNSVVLGGHHLTYFKSQNTGKPVIFIHGLLDASYGFRKIVPLIKEEYQIFLFDIPGFGKSPMPKIKYLYQLDIFADLIYEAILNLGLKNITLIGHSMGGLISQHIALKDKLQKNNIVKKLILISSGGTPHKKRDEMKEILFPENRPQLQRLLRHLYYEKFPEPNIFIQNILIHAWNSTEYKYLTENTIKREKEIFFGNKIGEAKIPTLILSGLQDEITTPKMMNTLANYIKGSKLKLIPYAKHAIHLEKPECIAKEINAFLN, encoded by the coding sequence ATGAAATTTTTTTATACAATTTTTTTTAAATATTTTGAATTCAAAAGATATTCCTATCTAAGGAATACACTTAACCTATCTCAAAACTCTGTCGTACTCGGAGGCCACCATCTGACCTATTTCAAGTCTCAAAATACGGGAAAGCCAGTCATTTTTATTCATGGGTTACTTGATGCTTCTTACGGTTTTCGAAAAATCGTTCCTTTAATCAAAGAAGAATACCAGATATTTTTATTCGATATTCCTGGATTCGGTAAAAGTCCGATGCCAAAAATAAAATACTTATATCAGTTGGATATTTTTGCAGACCTAATCTACGAGGCAATTCTAAATCTTGGCTTAAAAAATATTACACTAATTGGTCATTCTATGGGAGGATTAATTTCTCAACACATTGCACTCAAAGATAAATTACAAAAAAACAATATAGTAAAAAAACTTATTCTTATTTCATCCGGAGGGACTCCACACAAGAAAAGAGACGAAATGAAAGAAATTCTTTTTCCTGAAAATCGCCCTCAATTGCAAAGGCTTTTACGTCATCTCTACTACGAAAAATTTCCTGAGCCAAATATTTTTATTCAAAATATTTTGATTCACGCTTGGAATTCTACAGAATACAAATACTTAACTGAAAATACAATTAAAAGAGAGAAAGAAATATTTTTTGGAAATAAAATCGGGGAGGCTAAAATTCCTACCCTCATTCTTTCCGGGCTTCAAGATGAGATTACAACTCCCAAAATGATGAATACACTGGCGAATTATATAAAGGGAAGTAAACTTAAATTGATTCCTTACGCAAAGCACGCCATCCACTTAGAAAAACCGGAATGTATCGCAAAAGAAATAAACGCCTTTCTAAATTAG
- a CDS encoding transglycosylase domain-containing protein, whose product MRISKKFYYSFFLLSLALFGLQFFEFKNFIFKDSEILWLRMNYSSKSLTENWIGLDRLPEDTVNTLIRIEDKRFFTHKGYSLKDIHSSIFKFILFHRKLRGASTITQQLARTLFLTREKTLDRKIKEIRISVDLEKEISKKEILEYYINTVYWGHGNYGLHAAALYYFQTPPEELDISQIRSLIDILKKPDNYDIEDFPENS is encoded by the coding sequence ATGCGAATCAGTAAAAAGTTTTACTACTCTTTTTTCTTACTCTCGCTCGCGCTATTTGGCTTACAATTTTTTGAGTTTAAGAATTTCATATTCAAAGATAGCGAAATTCTTTGGCTTAGAATGAATTATTCTTCTAAATCTCTAACCGAAAACTGGATCGGCTTAGATCGCTTGCCGGAGGATACCGTAAACACACTTATTCGTATTGAAGATAAAAGGTTTTTTACACACAAAGGCTACTCATTAAAAGATATTCATTCTTCTATTTTCAAGTTTATACTTTTTCATAGAAAATTAAGAGGGGCATCGACTATTACTCAGCAACTTGCAAGAACTCTATTTTTAACAAGAGAAAAAACCTTAGACAGAAAAATAAAAGAAATTAGAATTTCAGTAGATTTGGAAAAAGAGATTTCAAAAAAAGAAATTTTGGAATACTATATCAATACTGTTTATTGGGGGCATGGCAATTATGGATTGCATGCAGCGGCTTTGTATTATTTTCAAACTCCACCTGAAGAATTGGATATCTCACAAATACGATCGCTTATAGACATATTGAAAAAGCCCGACAACTACGATATAGAAGATTTTCCAGAAAATAGCTAA
- the ilvD gene encoding dihydroxy-acid dehydratase: MSDNLKRRSSMTTEGDNRAPNRAMLRAVGFTDEDFQKPMVGIASTWSEITPCNIHINRLAEKVKEGIRAAGGIAQTFGTITVSDGIAMGHEGMRFSLPSREVIADSIELVTNSMRFDGVVALGGCDKNMPGCLMALCRLDIPSIFVYGGTILPGHCDGHEIDIVSIFEAVGKFNEGKISREEFVRIEQNACPGAGSCGGMYTANTMSSAIEALGMSLPGSASMPAVSSRKENDCYKTGFALLELMRRDITPKHILTKEAFENAITVVLVLGGSTNAVLHLIAIAKEIGVGLSLEDFDRISKKTPHLADLKPGGKYEMIELDKVGGVQAVMKTLLEKGMLHGDLITVTGKTIAENLKDVPGLVKGQSVVRSFDNPMHKSGPLVILKGNIAPEGSVAKISGLKRFSITGPARVFDSEEDCFEAIVSNKINKGDVIVIRYEGPKGGPGMREMLAVTAAIQGKGLGEEVGLITDGRFSGGTHGMVVGHVAPEASLGGPIAVLQEGDKITIDAIQNLLSVDLSDEEIKKRFEKWVKPEPRYKTGVLAKYAHLVQSATNGAITNLL; the protein is encoded by the coding sequence ATGTCAGATAATCTAAAAAGAAGAAGTTCTATGACTACAGAGGGAGACAACAGAGCTCCCAATCGAGCCATGCTAAGAGCAGTTGGGTTTACAGATGAAGATTTTCAAAAACCTATGGTGGGCATTGCTTCAACTTGGAGTGAGATTACTCCTTGCAATATTCATATTAATCGTCTTGCTGAAAAAGTAAAAGAAGGAATTCGTGCGGCAGGCGGAATTGCTCAGACTTTTGGTACAATTACTGTATCAGACGGAATCGCAATGGGTCACGAGGGAATGAGATTTTCCCTGCCCTCGAGAGAGGTGATCGCTGACTCTATAGAGCTTGTGACGAATTCTATGAGATTTGACGGTGTAGTAGCCCTTGGTGGATGCGATAAAAATATGCCGGGTTGTCTCATGGCGCTTTGCAGATTGGACATACCTTCTATATTTGTTTATGGTGGTACAATTTTACCGGGTCACTGCGATGGACACGAAATAGACATTGTATCTATATTTGAAGCAGTAGGGAAATTCAATGAAGGAAAAATATCCAGAGAAGAATTTGTAAGAATAGAGCAAAACGCTTGTCCTGGTGCGGGTAGTTGTGGTGGAATGTACACTGCAAACACTATGTCCTCTGCGATTGAGGCGCTTGGAATGAGTCTTCCAGGCTCTGCTTCCATGCCTGCGGTAAGCTCCAGAAAAGAGAACGATTGTTATAAAACCGGATTCGCTCTACTCGAATTAATGAGAAGAGATATTACACCAAAACATATCCTCACAAAAGAGGCTTTTGAAAATGCGATCACTGTAGTGTTGGTCTTAGGAGGCTCTACCAATGCAGTTCTTCACCTGATTGCAATTGCAAAAGAAATTGGGGTCGGGCTTAGTTTAGAAGATTTTGATCGAATCAGTAAAAAGACTCCTCATCTCGCTGACTTAAAACCTGGTGGAAAATATGAAATGATAGAGTTGGACAAGGTAGGTGGAGTTCAAGCTGTGATGAAAACTCTATTAGAGAAAGGAATGCTCCATGGGGACTTGATAACAGTCACTGGTAAAACTATTGCAGAAAATCTAAAAGATGTTCCAGGGCTTGTAAAAGGACAATCTGTAGTTAGGTCATTTGACAATCCTATGCACAAGTCGGGGCCTCTTGTGATTTTAAAAGGAAATATTGCTCCAGAAGGCTCTGTTGCAAAAATTTCCGGATTGAAAAGATTTTCTATTACAGGGCCTGCTAGAGTATTTGATTCTGAGGAAGATTGCTTTGAAGCGATTGTATCTAATAAAATTAACAAAGGGGACGTAATCGTTATCCGTTACGAAGGCCCTAAGGGTGGACCGGGGATGAGGGAGATGCTCGCCGTTACCGCAGCAATCCAAGGAAAGGGTCTTGGAGAAGAAGTGGGCTTGATCACGGACGGAAGGTTTAGTGGTGGAACTCACGGAATGGTTGTAGGTCACGTTGCTCCTGAAGCCTCTCTTGGAGGACCGATTGCAGTATTGCAAGAAGGGGATAAAATTACAATAGATGCAATCCAGAATTTACTCAGTGTAGATCTGAGTGACGAAGAAATTAAAAAGCGCTTTGAAAAATGGGTAAAGCCTGAGCCAAGATATAAAACTGGTGTATTAGCTAAATACGCTCACTTAGTTCAGTCTGCAACCAATGGAGCTATCACAAATTTATTATAA
- a CDS encoding polyprenyl synthetase family protein, producing MSLNRLKISSLIGKFDQKLSEIIHEDLKIIKDIKTNVIESGGKRIRPLTHYFFSVMLGYKGRDNILVGVVSELIHAASLLHDDVIDKAELRRGKPTIGKLYGNKTAILSGDFLLACGIESLNRLRNPHLMDSFTRVIRDLSVGELIQMQWERSFAITEEIYGKIIYGKTASLFGAVCETAGILFGADSRRVQSLKNFGILMGNMFQKRDDYIDYFSGVAKNGKTPYKDFYNGLYTYPVIVLRDQCNKTEKKIIQKIFSKPERTLEDTSVIENFMDYYKIEKTLQDEMNLEKLKLITFLKKFPQSPYRKLMIERIEDL from the coding sequence ATGTCTTTAAATCGTCTGAAGATTTCTTCTCTGATCGGGAAGTTTGATCAAAAACTGAGTGAAATAATTCACGAAGATTTAAAAATTATCAAAGATATAAAAACAAATGTGATTGAATCCGGCGGAAAAAGAATTCGCCCGCTTACCCATTATTTTTTTAGCGTAATGCTTGGTTATAAAGGAAGGGACAATATTTTAGTGGGCGTTGTTTCTGAGCTTATCCACGCTGCGAGTTTATTGCACGACGATGTTATAGATAAGGCTGAACTAAGAAGGGGAAAGCCAACTATAGGCAAACTCTATGGAAATAAAACTGCAATCCTGTCTGGGGATTTTCTGCTTGCTTGCGGTATCGAAAGTTTGAACAGGCTTCGTAACCCTCACTTGATGGATTCTTTTACACGAGTCATCAGAGATTTGTCTGTTGGAGAATTGATCCAGATGCAATGGGAGAGAAGTTTTGCCATTACGGAAGAAATCTACGGAAAAATAATTTATGGTAAAACTGCTTCTTTATTCGGTGCGGTTTGTGAAACTGCGGGAATTCTTTTTGGAGCTGATTCAAGGAGAGTTCAATCTTTGAAAAATTTTGGAATATTAATGGGAAATATGTTTCAGAAAAGAGACGACTATATAGATTATTTTTCTGGAGTTGCAAAAAATGGAAAAACGCCCTATAAAGATTTTTATAACGGATTATATACTTACCCCGTGATTGTACTTCGTGACCAATGCAACAAGACTGAAAAGAAAATTATTCAAAAAATATTTTCTAAGCCGGAAAGAACTTTAGAAGACACATCTGTAATAGAAAATTTTATGGACTATTACAAAATTGAGAAAACACTTCAAGACGAAATGAATTTGGAAAAACTGAAACTAATTACTTTTTTAAAAAAATTCCCGCAAAGTCCGTACAGAAAACTTATGATTGAAAGAATTGAAGATTTGTGA
- a CDS encoding transglutaminase has protein sequence MRDNLPFPIIEIEEKFYQLDLSETLDDKNRTIREIAELIPWQYSIIEIVDSFKNASLRISSRQFALAIQIQRTNFRLKRLAKRGNGTNYDDLEEASFLLSGMGDIFSSYSDFKKELDRLAFRLKELFELNKEILSDDVKVHLLSRVLFQESGFIGNQDSYGDPNNSYLTRVIQSKKGIPISLSVVYLLVANRLRLPVYGTNIPLHFILQYESENFTTFIDPFHGGILLEKSTCEKFLRANGYEDVSKFFDKTGTLSILKRMYRNLIHIYRKNGQREMERVLTKQLQILENKEGNAFTV, from the coding sequence ATGCGAGATAATTTACCATTTCCTATCATAGAAATTGAAGAAAAATTTTATCAACTCGATTTATCAGAAACCTTAGACGACAAAAATAGAACCATACGAGAAATTGCAGAGTTGATTCCTTGGCAGTATTCTATTATTGAAATTGTTGATTCTTTTAAAAATGCTTCTTTAAGAATCTCCAGTCGCCAATTTGCACTTGCCATCCAAATTCAAAGAACTAATTTTCGATTGAAAAGACTTGCAAAAAGAGGAAATGGGACAAATTACGATGATTTAGAAGAAGCCAGTTTTTTACTTTCAGGTATGGGAGATATATTTTCTTCTTATAGTGATTTTAAAAAAGAATTGGACAGGCTTGCATTTCGATTAAAAGAATTATTTGAATTGAACAAAGAAATTTTATCGGATGATGTAAAAGTGCACTTGCTATCAAGAGTTTTATTTCAAGAAAGTGGGTTTATAGGAAATCAAGATTCTTATGGGGATCCGAACAATTCTTATCTTACAAGAGTGATTCAATCTAAAAAAGGAATTCCGATTTCTCTGTCTGTTGTGTATCTGTTAGTTGCCAACCGTTTAAGACTTCCTGTTTATGGCACAAATATACCACTTCATTTTATTTTGCAGTATGAGTCTGAGAATTTTACAACATTTATAGATCCATTTCATGGTGGGATATTATTGGAAAAATCTACTTGTGAGAAATTTTTACGTGCAAATGGCTATGAAGATGTATCAAAATTTTTTGATAAAACAGGAACACTTTCTATTTTAAAAAGGATGTACAGAAATCTGATTCATATCTATAGAAAAAATGGTCAGCGTGAGATGGAAAGAGTTCTAACAAAACAATTGCAGATTTTGGAAAATAAAGAAGGAAACGCATTTACGGTTTAG